The Malus sylvestris chromosome 14, drMalSylv7.2, whole genome shotgun sequence genome segment ATATTTTCTCGGGGGAAAGTCATTGCTCGCATTTGATCTTGACAGGGAGTGTAATCTATATAGCGACTGCCGCATGATTTGAACTCTTTGACAACTCCTTCAGAACCATCAGTTCCAGAATGATGGGTTACAAGACTGGATAGAATACTGCAGTCTGTATGACTGGTAATATCCATGGCTATGCTATCTCCCTTCCCAAAACCACTTCGCTGCCACACACCCAATATGTAAAAGAAACAACACAGGCCAGCTACAACGACAATTGACATCGAGCTTCGACTTCTGTTATCTCCTGAGTTCCCTTTTGTCGCCATGATGTGCCTGAATGTTTTTTGCGATTCCCCAAACCAATTAGGACATTTTCcaaataaatgaaaagaaatatagGGCAGATCCTTACATGtataaaaaaatggagaaagtaTGTTCCATATTCTATCCAAACTCCACAACTACTTGACTACCTTGATGAGTTGATGTACACTTATGTTGTAGAATGTGATCCCCACCAAGTCCTTTTCCCATACAATTTGAATTACTCATAAAAAGAAAGTCCAATTCTTAGCATAAATTTCAAAGTTCGAATTAAACAAATACACCGATACAATGACAAGGAAACTTATTattaccaaggttctaaaagacgctaggctcTAGTAGGACGGCCAGCTGGGGCAGGGATCTAGGCAagcgcctaggcggactaggcggatttaactAAATCCATtgtatttcatgtaaataagtatatgtttataattaaaatatatataatttcatcataaactacaaaataaaatgacacgtatattatgaagtattggaacataatgaaaacatgggaataagcatataatgtgtgcttatttaagtattcaacaagtctcttccaatttattaaaaaaaaaaaatgcaaaatgaaagttatctattttctgccTAAGTGAGTCATAACCTAGGCGGGTCTGGGCGGGCGCCTCAGCAGGTGTAGGCgacctttcttaattttcaaatgccaaGAGATTAATGGcaaggatttttagaacaatgatcAATACAAAAGCCGGTTAATGATGAACAATGGCCACTAAAACGGCATGCATTACGAATTTCAAGAGCAGACtgcaaaaaacaaatcaaattagttcaaaatTTTCGAAAATTTTATTCTCAAAACAAAGAAGTGGCGTTTTATGATTCATAGAGCGGACCTCACTTAGCGTGATAAGGCTTGTTgttttcaaaaatttcattatttggAACCTCGAAACCAACCTCTCGGCAAAGACTAGCACAACTCCGAAGCTCAACTCGACGCAAACCAAATTACACATTGGTCGAAACACAAATCATCGAATCATATATCGCATCGAATTGCAATtgcaattttcagttgttcccCATTTCCGTTTTCTTCTTAGTCACAGAGTCACAGTCTCATAAACTCGAAATTAACCAACAATTTACCAATTACAGAAACTCcaaaaatcaagaacaaagCACACCACAACAAAACGAGATTCAAACAAACTAataaaattatcaattaaatcccataaaataaaataatcagAGAAAAATGCAGCATGCATAAGTAAACCCAAAATTCATATCCAAATCAAAAGAATCGAGGGCTCTTACGGATCTCAGGCAGCGAAAAGCACGAATCTTTTTCGGGTTCAATCAAATCGAACGCAGCTTTCACCTCCCGCAACCCGTAACCCACGACACAGACGGAGACATCGAGAAAAAAAGACGACAACTTTATGAGACAAAATGCGGCAGAAATCGTGGGTAGCGGTTCTGACACGAATTTGATCTCGGAGGCGGCACGAGCGGCTCTGCCGTTGTTCTTCTCACGTTGTTTAACTGGAAAAATAAGTACGATGAGGCCGATGATGCTTTGTTCTTCTGTGTGTTTGcacaactgtttttttttttttttttttttttgtgtcaacGGACACTGTTTACTTTAAGATCGCATGTTTTTAAGGCATCATAGGATTGATGATGCTTTCACCCAATCAGATCCCGCCATTTTAGTTCCCAATCGGTTGGGAGTTGGGACCCGCGGCAAGAAGAAAACATAGAGTAATTTTTCATTGTTACCTGAATACGAGGCTATatcatgtatttttatttaagtggtggaaaattttattttttaaggtattaactttttaatatacATATCTCGTCATTTATATAATGGTACATGATGTACTATCCTATGCTCCcgtcacattgaaaaatatctCGAAAACATGAGGTGTTGTTTTGGGGCAACGACGTCATCTTGGTTAAATATAGCACAGAGAATTGGACCAAAGATGATAGCTTTGCTTTGCCATGGCAAATTTGAAAAGGTACCGAATGAGTAGGTAAATTTGGTGAAAATCTTGGGTCTAGTAAGAGAACCACATCATCTGTTCGTCCAAACACGACTCTTTGAATTGAGATGAAGGAAAACTCACGTAGTGATCTTGGTATAAATGTGTTTAGTTTAGTAGTGTGTGCGTCCGTACGAATGAAGTTATCATTTTagcaaacacaaaattttctcgtaaattttaattaaaaatcatacaaataaaaggtaaaacaaGTCTAGGCCTATACAAAGTACTGGTTTTACCAACACATTAAAATATTTAGGCTTTTTTttattagagcaagtccactaGGGACATTTAGGCCGGCACCCAGCCAATCCCCTCTAGCCCAGTAGATTAGGACGGCACCCAGCCCAAGTCAGTCTCCAGGTTAGCCCAAAATGTGATAAGCTAAGAGACGGCCCATTTGACGTCATGCTGATGCCAACATAACGTCGCAggacattttaaatttttattgacGTACTAAAGACATTTAGGCTTCTTTATTAAGATATAGAAATATAAGAACTCAGTTTGAGGCATCCTCAAACATTTCTCGAGCCCTCACAAATAGTCCTCGAACCTCACTCGAGAATGCTCAAATCTCTCTCGACTAATTAAAATTCTTAAAGTTCAAACAATTcagctaatattttttttacttttttcacGTGATTATGAAATAAACTATGCTGAATTTAAACTCGAGTTGAAGAAGACGAACACAATTCAACTTACCTAATTCACATCTGCAATTGAGGTAAAATGTCTTTAACTAGTCTAAAGATTTGTGTAGTTTCCAAAATTTACCCTTTGCAATGTTTTCAAGACAAAAACCTTCGAACAAACAAAGAAACCGGCACTCTGATTCGATTGATGAGCGCTTCATTCCCCCGCCAAAGACAGCGACTTTTCCATCTTCTCCACCAAAGCCCAGCCGTCTTCTCCTCCCAGAAGCTCCTTCAAATCCAGGCCCAGCTCACCACCACCGGCCTCCTCCACTCAGACCCCTCATGCCTTCTCTCACTCCTcgacctctctctctcaacccCTTCAACTCTCCACCACGCCACCGCCTTATTCACCCACGCACAAACACCCAATGCCGCCGCATGGCCCGTCATGGTCCGCCGGCTCAGCTTAGACGCCGACCCTTCTCGGGTTTTCTCTTTATTCAAAGAAATGCAGAGGCTAAAACGTAATGACCCAGTTTGTGATCCTTATGTGTTTGCTTCTTTGATCAAGGGTTGTAGCAAATTATCCGCTTTTCGGGAAGGGAAGTCTGTGCATTGCCGAGCTGTTAGGATCGGTTTGGATTGTAATGTGAATTTGTTGAACAGTTTAGTTAGTTTTTATTCGCGTTCGAAGAGTTTGGTGGGATGTGCTTGCATTGTGTTTGATAGAATTCCTCAGAAGACTGTTGTGACAGTAAATTGTATGCTTTCTGGTTTTGTGAGGAACAGCTTGTTTGGTGCGGCGTTGGATTTGTTTAACCGAGTTTTGAGTTGcgattttggtttgggattgaaGCCTAATTATGTTACTTTGGTTGTTTTGATTTCAGGGTGTGTGGATTTTGATGAGTTTAATGCGGGAAAGGCACTTCATTCATACTGTTATAAGGCGGGTTTGGATTTGGTAAACGAGGTTTGCAATGTGCTTATTGATTTGTATTCGAAGTTTGTGCATATAGATGAAGCTGGAAGGATGTTCGATGAGATGCCTGAGAGGGATTTGGTTTCATGGAATACCATGATTGCAGGATATGCTGGAGTTGGTGATTGTAGAAGagctttctttttgtttagagAAATGAACGCTGGGGACGTTGGATTCGATAGAGTATCGCTGATAAGTTTGATTTTGGCTGCTTGTAATAGTAGAGATCTTGGTATGGGGAAGATGATTCATGGGTATATGACAGCTAATGGAACAAAAATAACTGTAGCTATTCGGACGGCACTGATTAACTTGTACTCCAATTGTGGACTAATAGCGTATGCTAAAAAAGTATTGGATGAAGCACCGGATGACAACATTGCATTGTGGAACTCTATGATCCATGGATATGTCGAATGCTGTCATAATCAAGAGGCATTGGGGCTCTTCAGTCAGATGCAGTCTAAAAAGCTAGAGCCAGATGAAACAACAATGGTAGGGTTAATCTTAGCTTGCCGAAACTCAGGGGATTTGTCTAATGGATTCGACATTCATTCTTACATAGAGAGTAGTAATCGTCATCAAGGGAGTATTGTTCTGCACAATGCTCTTATagacatgtatgcaaaatgcGGGAGCATGACCCAAGCTAAAGTTGTGTTTGATAAGATGCCACGGAAAGACGTTGTTTCGTGGACTTCAATTATAGTTGGTCATGCCATCAACAGTGAAGGAAAGGAAGCGCTTCTTGCTTTCCAGAGAATGTGTGCTGAGAAAGTCGAACCAAACTCAGTTACATTCATCAGTGTTCTATCAGCGTGCGATCACGCTGGTTTGGTTGATGAAGGTCTGAACTTGTATAACGCAATGTGCAAGTCTTACCATATCAAGCCCACAATTGAGCACTGCGGATGCATGATTGATATGTACGCACGAGCAGGAAGGCTAGAGGAGGCCTACAAGTTTGTGAAGAGTATGCCTGTAGAGCCAAATGCAGTTGTTTGGAGGATGTTGATTAATGCTTGTAGAGTTCATGGCGATTTTGATAGGGGATTATGTTTGGTTAGTGGATTCACAGAACTAAAAACACTG includes the following:
- the LOC126599159 gene encoding pentatricopeptide repeat-containing protein DOT4, chloroplastic-like, which encodes MSASFPRQRQRLFHLLHQSPAVFSSQKLLQIQAQLTTTGLLHSDPSCLLSLLDLSLSTPSTLHHATALFTHAQTPNAAAWPVMVRRLSLDADPSRVFSLFKEMQRLKRNDPVCDPYVFASLIKGCSKLSAFREGKSVHCRAVRIGLDCNVNLLNSLVSFYSRSKSLVGCACIVFDRIPQKTVVTVNCMLSGFVRNSLFGAALDLFNRVLSCDFGLGLKPNYVTLVVLISGCVDFDEFNAGKALHSYCYKAGLDLVNEVCNVLIDLYSKFVHIDEAGRMFDEMPERDLVSWNTMIAGYAGVGDCRRAFFLFREMNAGDVGFDRVSLISLILAACNSRDLGMGKMIHGYMTANGTKITVAIRTALINLYSNCGLIAYAKKVLDEAPDDNIALWNSMIHGYVECCHNQEALGLFSQMQSKKLEPDETTMVGLILACRNSGDLSNGFDIHSYIESSNRHQGSIVLHNALIDMYAKCGSMTQAKVVFDKMPRKDVVSWTSIIVGHAINSEGKEALLAFQRMCAEKVEPNSVTFISVLSACDHAGLVDEGLNLYNAMCKSYHIKPTIEHCGCMIDMYARAGRLEEAYKFVKSMPVEPNAVVWRMLINACRVHGDFDRGLCLVSGFTELKTLHCGAEDHVTSSNILADAGRWDDVLNERSLMATRKVTKVSGKSSISDLTE